One genomic region from Ammospiza nelsoni isolate bAmmNel1 chromosome 13, bAmmNel1.pri, whole genome shotgun sequence encodes:
- the ANKRD27 gene encoding ankyrin repeat domain-containing protein 27 isoform X2 yields MAMYDEDILKNPFYLAIQKRRPDLCSKVAELHGIVLVPCKGSLSSNSLSTCQFESYVLKPLEENFQTLNGKEIFIQGNLIIPGAGFNYTLSVPVLFEETFYNEKEESFSILCIAHPLEKTESSSESTASSNSYSLKNIEDVREFLGRHCERFDKYIASFYRTFKEHERKSLRHYIDSVNALYTKCLQHLLRDSHLKMLAKQEEQMNLIKQAVEMYIHHAIYDLIFKYVGTIEASEDADFNKITRSLQDLQQKDIGVKPEFGFNIPRAKRELGQLNKCTSPQQKLLCLRKVVQIIMQSPSQRVNMETMCADDLLSVLLYLLVKTEIPNWMANLSYIKNFRLCSSVKDELGYCLTSIEAAIEYIRQGNLSDRPTESESLCDKLLLRQRMNLLSQMSAAPIDCLFKHIASGDQEEVERLLSQGDSDKDTVQKMCHPLCYCDKCEKLVSGKLNDPSIITPFSRDDRGYTPLHIAAICGQTSLVDLLVAKGAIVNATDYHGSAPLHLACQKGYQNVTLLLLHYKASTDVQDNNGNTPLHLACTYGHEDCVKALVYYDVHSCRLDIGNEKGDTPLHIAARWGYQGIIEVLLQNGANPEIQNRMKETCLQCALNSKILSLMEANYLTFERGQSASESPLRSPQHSTETFSRGSSVSSLSSASTDIRQEEAKNSYKEVEKLLRAVADGDLEMVRYLLEWVEEDLEDEDDTASTSKPEFCHPLCQCSKCGPAQKKFSKICANGLGVNVSNQDGFTPLHMAALHGHSELASLLLRHGASASARNAQLASPLHLACQRGHSQVVKCLMDYNAKQNKKDIYGNTPLIYACLNGHYETTALLLQHGASVNLSGSRGSTALHEAAAGGSEALVALLLRHGALRHLRDERGCTAADCAEPNSNIMKLLEAAPSCPPTSAEGEKETEQHVTGKIRKKVHPKPCEEADDPISRQLQLLQSINRFNKEKHLRRTITRDKSVPNFDYHLLHQMAIKSFDKSKLKSVGMLEQSTGQVTDSGCSGEFVEDDDDTAAPPRSKLLQRRHTVTVPLPAEGSDSDSGSCHSPGGSCHSPSGSCHSPGGSCHSPGGSCHSPGGSCHSPSGSCHSPSSSCRSPGGSCSPAAPAVPQSPHWQGSGSKH; encoded by the exons ATGGCTATGTATGATGAAGATATcttgaaaaatcccttttatttGGCCATTCAGAAGCGACGTCCTGATCTATGCAGCAAAGTTGCAGAACTCCATGGTATT GTGCTAGTTCCATGCAAAGGAAGCCTTTCAAGCAACAGTCTTTCTACCTGCCAGTTTGAATCTTATGTGCTGAAGCCTCtggaagaaaattttcaaaCCTTAAATGGAAAG GAGATCTTCATTCAAGGCAACCTCATCATTCCAGGAGCTGGTTTTAATTACACTCTCTCAGTACCTGTTCTCTTTGAGGAAACCTTTTacaatgaaaaagaagaaagctttAGTATATTGTGCATAGCTCATCCactggaaaaaacagaaagcTCAA GTGAATCTACAGCTTCATCAAACTCCTATTCTCTTAAGAACATTGAAGATGTTAGAGAGTTCTTGGGAAGGCACTGTGAGAGATTTGATAAATACATAGCATCTTTCTATAGAACATTTAAAGAGCACGAGAGGAAAAGCCTGCGCCACTACATA gATTCTGTCAATGCACTTTATACCAAATGTCTGCAGCATCTTTTGAGAGATTCGCACTTG AAGATGCTTGCAAAGCAAGAAGAGCAGATGAATCTGATCAAACAAGCAGTTGAA aTGTATATCCATCATGCTATTTACGACCTAATCTTCAAATATGTGGGAACCATTGAGGCAAGTGAG GATGCTGATTTTAATAAAATCACGAGGAGCCTTCAAGACCTGCAGCAAAAAGACATTGGAGTGAAGCCTGAGTTCGG TTTTAATATACCACGTGCAAAGAGGGAGCTGGGCCAGTTGAACAAATGCACTTCCCCTCAACAGAAGCTGCTTTGTCTGCGTAAAGTTGTACAAATTATTATGCAGTCTCCAAGCCAAAGAG ttaaCATGGAAACCATGTGTGCAGATGATcttctctctgttttgctgTATTTGCTTGTAAAAACAGAAATCCCAAACTG gatGGCCAACCTGAGTTACATAAAGAACTTCAGGCTGTGCAGCTCAGTGAAGGATGAGCTGGGGTACTGCCTGACCTCCATCGAGGCTGCCATCGAGTACATCCGCCAGGGCAACCTCTCGGACAGACCCACA gaatCTGAGAGTCTGTGTGACAAACTGCTCTTAAGACAAAGGATGAACTTGTTGTCCCAGATGTCTGCTGCACCAATAGACTGCTTATTTAAG CACATTGCTTCAGGTGATCAGGAGGAGGTGGAGCGGCTGCTCAGTCAAGGTGACAGTGATAAGGACACTGTACAGAAAATGTGTCACCCGCTGTGTTACTGTGACAAATGCGAGAAGCTGGTTTCTGG GAAACTGAACGACCCTTCCATTATCACCCCCTTTTCCCGAGATGACCGGGGGTACACTCCACTTCATATAGCTGCTATTTGTG GTCAAACTTCCTTAGTGGATTTACTGGTAGCCAAAGGAGCCATTGTCAATGCCACAGATTACCACGGTTCAGCTCCCCTTCACCTCGCCTGTCAGAAGGGATATCAGAATGTTACA cTGCTCTTATTGCACTACAAGGCAAGTACTGATGTTCAGGACAATAATGGAAATACTCCACTTCATTTAGCCTGCACTTACGGTCATGAGGAT tgtgtCAAGGCTTTGGTGTACTATGATGTGCACTCCTGCAGGCTGGATATTGGCAATGAGAAGGGAGACACTCCTCTGCACATTGCTGCTCGCTGGGGCTACCAGGGCATCATTGAGGTGCTCTTGCAAAATGGGGCAAACCCAGAAATTCAGAACAGGATGAAAGAGACTTGCCTGCAGTGTGCATTGAATTCCAAG ATTTTGTCATTGATGGAAGCAAACTACCTAACATTTGAAAGAGGACAGAGTGCTTCTGAG TCACCACTTAGGTCTCCTCAGCACTCAACAGAAACTTTCAGCAGAGGATCATCTGTTTCAAGCCTGTCATCAGCATCAACTGATATTAGGCAAGAAGAAGCAAAAAACAGTTATAAAGAG GTGGAAAAACTCCTGAGAGCAGTTGCTGATGGAGATCTGGAAATG GTCCGTTATCTCTTGGAATGGGTGGAAGAAGACTTGGAAGATGAGGATGACACAGCCAGTACATCAAAACCAGAATTCTGCCATCCGTTATGCCAGTGCTCAAAATGTGGGCCAGCCCAAAAG AAGTTTTCCAAGATCTGTGCCAACGGGCTGGGGGTGAATGTTTCCAACCAGGATGGTTTCACCCCCCTGCACATGGCTGCTCTGCACGGGCACAGCGAGCTGGCATCGCTGCTGCTGCGCCACGGTGCCAGTGCCAGCGCCAGGAACGCACAGCTGGCATCTCCCCTGCACCTGGCCTGCCAGAGGGGACACTCCCAG GTGGTAAAGTGTCTGATGGATTacaatgcaaaacaaaataaaaaggatatATATGGAAATACTCCCTTAATTTATGCATGCTTGAATGGCCACTATGAGACTACTGCCCTGTTGCTGCAG CACGGAGCCTCGGTGAACCTCTccggcagcaggggcagcacgGCTCTGCACGAGGCCGCGGCGGGCGGCAGCGAGGCGCTGGTGGCGTTGCTGCTGCGGCACGGGGCCCTGCGGCACCTGCGCGACGAGCGTGGCTGCACCGCTGCCGACTGCGCCGAGCCC aattcaAACATCATGAAGTTGCTAGAAGCAGCACCAAGCTGTCCCCCCACATCagcagagggagagaaggagacTGAGCAGCACGTTACTGGCAAGATAAGGAAAAAAG TGCATCCTaagccctgtgaggaagccGATGATCCCATAAGCAGACAGCTCCAACTGCTCCAATCAATTAACAGATTTAACAA AGAAAAACATTTACGGAGAACAATAACAAGAGATAAAAGTGTCCCTAATTTTGACTATCACTTACTGCACCAG ATGGCTATTAAAAGCTTtgataaaagcaaattaaaatctgttggaatgctggagcagagcacaggtcAGGTGACGGACTCGGGGTGCAGCGGTGAGTTtgtggaggatgatgatgacACGGCAGCTCCTCCCCGGAGTAAATTACTGCAGCGCAGACACACGGTCACTGTGCCACTGCCGGCAGAGGGCAGCGACAGCGACAGCggctcctgccacagccccggcggctcctgccacagccccagcggctcctgccacagccccggcggctcctgccacagccccggcggctcctgccacagccccggcggctcctgccacagccccagcggctcctgccacagccccagcagctcctgccgcAGCCCCGGCGGCTCCTGCAGCCCGGCGGCCCCAGCGGTGCCGCAGTCCCCGCACTGGCAGGGCTCGGGTTCAAAGCACTGA
- the PDCD5 gene encoding programmed cell death protein 5 — translation MADEELEALRQRRLGEIRAEHGDPSADPSQQEAKQREAEIRNTILAQVLDQAARARLSNLALVKPDKAKAVENYLIQMARFGQLAGKVSEQGLIEILEKVSQQTEKKTTVKFNRRKVLDSDEEDDY, via the exons ATGGCTGACGAGGAGCTGGAGGCGCTGCGGCAGCGGCGGCTGGGCGAGATCAGGGCCGAGCACGGG GATCCTTCTGCTGATCCATCACAACAGGAAGCAAAGCAGAG AGAAGCAGAGATAAGGAATACTATTTTAGCTCAAGTTCTTGATCAAGCAGCTCGTGCAAGAT TAAGCAATTTAGCACTTGTGAAACCAGACAAAGCAAAAGCAGTAGAGAATTATCTTATACAGATGGCAAGATTTGGACAGCTAGCTGGAAAG GTATCAGAACAAGGTTTGATAGAAATTCTTGAAAAAGTGAGtcagcaaacagaaaagaaaacaacagtgaag TTCAACAGAAGGAAAGTGTTGGATTCTGATGAAGAGGATGACTATTAA
- the ANKRD27 gene encoding ankyrin repeat domain-containing protein 27 isoform X1, giving the protein MFTEHLLGVSEVHMAMYDEDILKNPFYLAIQKRRPDLCSKVAELHGIVLVPCKGSLSSNSLSTCQFESYVLKPLEENFQTLNGKEIFIQGNLIIPGAGFNYTLSVPVLFEETFYNEKEESFSILCIAHPLEKTESSSESTASSNSYSLKNIEDVREFLGRHCERFDKYIASFYRTFKEHERKSLRHYIDSVNALYTKCLQHLLRDSHLKMLAKQEEQMNLIKQAVEMYIHHAIYDLIFKYVGTIEASEDADFNKITRSLQDLQQKDIGVKPEFGFNIPRAKRELGQLNKCTSPQQKLLCLRKVVQIIMQSPSQRVNMETMCADDLLSVLLYLLVKTEIPNWMANLSYIKNFRLCSSVKDELGYCLTSIEAAIEYIRQGNLSDRPTESESLCDKLLLRQRMNLLSQMSAAPIDCLFKHIASGDQEEVERLLSQGDSDKDTVQKMCHPLCYCDKCEKLVSGKLNDPSIITPFSRDDRGYTPLHIAAICGQTSLVDLLVAKGAIVNATDYHGSAPLHLACQKGYQNVTLLLLHYKASTDVQDNNGNTPLHLACTYGHEDCVKALVYYDVHSCRLDIGNEKGDTPLHIAARWGYQGIIEVLLQNGANPEIQNRMKETCLQCALNSKILSLMEANYLTFERGQSASESPLRSPQHSTETFSRGSSVSSLSSASTDIRQEEAKNSYKEVEKLLRAVADGDLEMVRYLLEWVEEDLEDEDDTASTSKPEFCHPLCQCSKCGPAQKKFSKICANGLGVNVSNQDGFTPLHMAALHGHSELASLLLRHGASASARNAQLASPLHLACQRGHSQVVKCLMDYNAKQNKKDIYGNTPLIYACLNGHYETTALLLQHGASVNLSGSRGSTALHEAAAGGSEALVALLLRHGALRHLRDERGCTAADCAEPNSNIMKLLEAAPSCPPTSAEGEKETEQHVTGKIRKKVHPKPCEEADDPISRQLQLLQSINRFNKEKHLRRTITRDKSVPNFDYHLLHQMAIKSFDKSKLKSVGMLEQSTGQVTDSGCSGEFVEDDDDTAAPPRSKLLQRRHTVTVPLPAEGSDSDSGSCHSPGGSCHSPSGSCHSPGGSCHSPGGSCHSPGGSCHSPSGSCHSPSSSCRSPGGSCSPAAPAVPQSPHWQGSGSKH; this is encoded by the exons ATGTTTACAG AACATCTCCTTGGAGTATCTGAAGTACATATGGCTATGTATGATGAAGATATcttgaaaaatcccttttatttGGCCATTCAGAAGCGACGTCCTGATCTATGCAGCAAAGTTGCAGAACTCCATGGTATT GTGCTAGTTCCATGCAAAGGAAGCCTTTCAAGCAACAGTCTTTCTACCTGCCAGTTTGAATCTTATGTGCTGAAGCCTCtggaagaaaattttcaaaCCTTAAATGGAAAG GAGATCTTCATTCAAGGCAACCTCATCATTCCAGGAGCTGGTTTTAATTACACTCTCTCAGTACCTGTTCTCTTTGAGGAAACCTTTTacaatgaaaaagaagaaagctttAGTATATTGTGCATAGCTCATCCactggaaaaaacagaaagcTCAA GTGAATCTACAGCTTCATCAAACTCCTATTCTCTTAAGAACATTGAAGATGTTAGAGAGTTCTTGGGAAGGCACTGTGAGAGATTTGATAAATACATAGCATCTTTCTATAGAACATTTAAAGAGCACGAGAGGAAAAGCCTGCGCCACTACATA gATTCTGTCAATGCACTTTATACCAAATGTCTGCAGCATCTTTTGAGAGATTCGCACTTG AAGATGCTTGCAAAGCAAGAAGAGCAGATGAATCTGATCAAACAAGCAGTTGAA aTGTATATCCATCATGCTATTTACGACCTAATCTTCAAATATGTGGGAACCATTGAGGCAAGTGAG GATGCTGATTTTAATAAAATCACGAGGAGCCTTCAAGACCTGCAGCAAAAAGACATTGGAGTGAAGCCTGAGTTCGG TTTTAATATACCACGTGCAAAGAGGGAGCTGGGCCAGTTGAACAAATGCACTTCCCCTCAACAGAAGCTGCTTTGTCTGCGTAAAGTTGTACAAATTATTATGCAGTCTCCAAGCCAAAGAG ttaaCATGGAAACCATGTGTGCAGATGATcttctctctgttttgctgTATTTGCTTGTAAAAACAGAAATCCCAAACTG gatGGCCAACCTGAGTTACATAAAGAACTTCAGGCTGTGCAGCTCAGTGAAGGATGAGCTGGGGTACTGCCTGACCTCCATCGAGGCTGCCATCGAGTACATCCGCCAGGGCAACCTCTCGGACAGACCCACA gaatCTGAGAGTCTGTGTGACAAACTGCTCTTAAGACAAAGGATGAACTTGTTGTCCCAGATGTCTGCTGCACCAATAGACTGCTTATTTAAG CACATTGCTTCAGGTGATCAGGAGGAGGTGGAGCGGCTGCTCAGTCAAGGTGACAGTGATAAGGACACTGTACAGAAAATGTGTCACCCGCTGTGTTACTGTGACAAATGCGAGAAGCTGGTTTCTGG GAAACTGAACGACCCTTCCATTATCACCCCCTTTTCCCGAGATGACCGGGGGTACACTCCACTTCATATAGCTGCTATTTGTG GTCAAACTTCCTTAGTGGATTTACTGGTAGCCAAAGGAGCCATTGTCAATGCCACAGATTACCACGGTTCAGCTCCCCTTCACCTCGCCTGTCAGAAGGGATATCAGAATGTTACA cTGCTCTTATTGCACTACAAGGCAAGTACTGATGTTCAGGACAATAATGGAAATACTCCACTTCATTTAGCCTGCACTTACGGTCATGAGGAT tgtgtCAAGGCTTTGGTGTACTATGATGTGCACTCCTGCAGGCTGGATATTGGCAATGAGAAGGGAGACACTCCTCTGCACATTGCTGCTCGCTGGGGCTACCAGGGCATCATTGAGGTGCTCTTGCAAAATGGGGCAAACCCAGAAATTCAGAACAGGATGAAAGAGACTTGCCTGCAGTGTGCATTGAATTCCAAG ATTTTGTCATTGATGGAAGCAAACTACCTAACATTTGAAAGAGGACAGAGTGCTTCTGAG TCACCACTTAGGTCTCCTCAGCACTCAACAGAAACTTTCAGCAGAGGATCATCTGTTTCAAGCCTGTCATCAGCATCAACTGATATTAGGCAAGAAGAAGCAAAAAACAGTTATAAAGAG GTGGAAAAACTCCTGAGAGCAGTTGCTGATGGAGATCTGGAAATG GTCCGTTATCTCTTGGAATGGGTGGAAGAAGACTTGGAAGATGAGGATGACACAGCCAGTACATCAAAACCAGAATTCTGCCATCCGTTATGCCAGTGCTCAAAATGTGGGCCAGCCCAAAAG AAGTTTTCCAAGATCTGTGCCAACGGGCTGGGGGTGAATGTTTCCAACCAGGATGGTTTCACCCCCCTGCACATGGCTGCTCTGCACGGGCACAGCGAGCTGGCATCGCTGCTGCTGCGCCACGGTGCCAGTGCCAGCGCCAGGAACGCACAGCTGGCATCTCCCCTGCACCTGGCCTGCCAGAGGGGACACTCCCAG GTGGTAAAGTGTCTGATGGATTacaatgcaaaacaaaataaaaaggatatATATGGAAATACTCCCTTAATTTATGCATGCTTGAATGGCCACTATGAGACTACTGCCCTGTTGCTGCAG CACGGAGCCTCGGTGAACCTCTccggcagcaggggcagcacgGCTCTGCACGAGGCCGCGGCGGGCGGCAGCGAGGCGCTGGTGGCGTTGCTGCTGCGGCACGGGGCCCTGCGGCACCTGCGCGACGAGCGTGGCTGCACCGCTGCCGACTGCGCCGAGCCC aattcaAACATCATGAAGTTGCTAGAAGCAGCACCAAGCTGTCCCCCCACATCagcagagggagagaaggagacTGAGCAGCACGTTACTGGCAAGATAAGGAAAAAAG TGCATCCTaagccctgtgaggaagccGATGATCCCATAAGCAGACAGCTCCAACTGCTCCAATCAATTAACAGATTTAACAA AGAAAAACATTTACGGAGAACAATAACAAGAGATAAAAGTGTCCCTAATTTTGACTATCACTTACTGCACCAG ATGGCTATTAAAAGCTTtgataaaagcaaattaaaatctgttggaatgctggagcagagcacaggtcAGGTGACGGACTCGGGGTGCAGCGGTGAGTTtgtggaggatgatgatgacACGGCAGCTCCTCCCCGGAGTAAATTACTGCAGCGCAGACACACGGTCACTGTGCCACTGCCGGCAGAGGGCAGCGACAGCGACAGCggctcctgccacagccccggcggctcctgccacagccccagcggctcctgccacagccccggcggctcctgccacagccccggcggctcctgccacagccccggcggctcctgccacagccccagcggctcctgccacagccccagcagctcctgccgcAGCCCCGGCGGCTCCTGCAGCCCGGCGGCCCCAGCGGTGCCGCAGTCCCCGCACTGGCAGGGCTCGGGTTCAAAGCACTGA